The following coding sequences are from one Asterias amurensis chromosome 8, ASM3211899v1 window:
- the LOC139940615 gene encoding adhesion G protein-coupled receptor A3-like → MTTIFWIRMPRFSFASALCLLTLVVSVISTLVVHACPSSCTCNLLGRRSDREGRDRGRDDRRSSRREVVCSGKGLTSPIDPATVPLDTVQLDLSNNQITSLQQNAFSGLASLLQLNLSGNHIVYIEPRAFDGLDSLQKLDLSRNRLGSVNNSMFVGLSSLRSLSLSSNQISTIAAASFDRLPDIVNLDFASNYLVCDCQLTWIVQWMKSNKVRIASNTVCAYPKAMREEQVKQLKKKDLHCNWPLELPMFELEPADSQVVFKGDTIPIECRATYLKQSNVQIMWFKNGRPIETNVTAGINVTTTILHEQARIRSMLLLYKIQMDGTSVWEIECRVVTSRGNMRKSVTVIILDNNDNKYCPAVTTSDNKGTFNWPRTISGIKESLLCPHGAGTSHIGSSTRAMSMRKCTLRGTWDDPDTSECEYANELTRRLESASLMSYSNATAALPIAIELDNTISNPQVVQDKMDIAFIARTLQKFGTLQSKELGRVMIDIASNLMEVHPEVLRQSESYERSCSQIVQTLEKLAEEVLRTRGQVFNHKATNIAMDVFNFDTETFTGMACASLAGSTDQAQGEVEIQDFKCFMGNTNSTTAKLKQEKSIQASIQLPGAVVTKMKLPYFKLQFFVYKNSRLFPSLINSSMTAEDRGRRQVTSQVISSKIAGFSVRNLSSPIVLNFRTTSQGHDPVPGFWDFNAMYSKGAWKSDGCNIVRQTTNATVVHCNHLTNFALLKDVSVTEGQLTYHSVDLLHPAIYVGSLIFVVFIFMTMVSYICFNSNIRLKRKCRHALMNMCFGFLNLVMFFAGGINRTEPQILCRIVGIGIHYFSICCLLWMGINVRNLYKGMSRKERSLPPGEPIPPPRPILRFYFVGWGIPMIVVGITAAAAANIGNYGGEEICWMNFDISLAACFGVAGFFVFVTCIMFIAIIIRIGCSNAKESKASRPAPGDPDQQLNVDSESVVTHRTGLSNVSSILDGEYTYCKQLKAAVVLLFGFLATWTLAAMAITQKGLLAMLFSYLYGCAVAALGLFIFVYNCIMRCDVMYNWRRTCGCSKTRNAYAVALSGSQAGSQAGSQAMTPGNGHVVQRCQSASSVDSNATNRSANTNQSNHSLKSGSRKTSKCNYVPSHTNTGTDASIDSSTQDTVSRPHMYEKARGNGYAHRYHHKGRNRPKGYKHSRYSQLTRDTSDAGATPDMSSVVPASGYADSVSSGSVMARLPAAGLSSAQDRSFVGLPPQAVSMHSMRSGSSVTQPPRPQWSAVNAASLHNSHPKSMPQVSATHSSNSNGSISKNPLDAHRQAIPQTASLDRQEGNAFRRRSSREDTKPNSSKSKNSKQSKASSKDRATPKEDTSHRREEVPLLEKHPSLSSPPAYDEVVHQPPESSAADVPPPEPEPRDSGEGSDLDGAAVEMDSLSQAGHSDQEGSDKRETSV, encoded by the exons GAACCTAAGTGGGAATCACATTGTGTACATTGAACCGAGAGCTTTTGATGGACTTGACTCTCTCCAGAAACT AGACTTGTCAAGGAATCGTCTTGGGAGTGTTAACAACAGTATGTTTGTGGGTCTATCTAGTCTTCGAAGTTT GAGTCTTTCCTCCAATCAGATCTCAACGATAGCGGCAGCCAGTTTTGATCGACTTCCAGACATTGTCAATCT GGACTTTGCATCTAACTATCTGGTTTGCGATTGTCAGCTGACGTGGATTGTCCAATGGATGAAGTCTAACAAAGTGCGGATAGCGAGCAACACGGTGTGCGCCTACCCAAAGGCCATGAGGGAGGAACAAGTCAAACAACTCAAGAAGAAAGATCTTCATTGCA ACTGGCCGCTGGAACTACCCATGTTCGAACTGGAACCGGCTGACAGCCAAGTCGTCTTCAAGGGGGACACCATCCCTATTGAATGTCGGGCGACGTATCTGAAACAGTCCAACGTGCAGATCATGTGGTTCAAGAACGGCCGCCCCATAGAGACCAACGTGACCGCGGGGATTAACGTGACCACGACCATCCTCCACGAGCAGGCCCGGATACGCAGCATGCTTCTGCTGTATAAGATACAGATGGACGGCACCAGTGTGTGGGAGATCGAATGTCGTGTTGTGACATCCCGGGGCAACATGAGGAAGAGTGTGACTGTTATTATATTAGATAACAACGATAATAAGTACTGCCCCGCTGTGACGACATCGGACAATAAAG GTACTTTCAACTGGCCCAGGACAATCTCCGGCATCAAAGAGTCCCTCCTCTGTCCCCATGGTGCGGGTACCAGCCACATCGGTTCCTCCACTCGGGCAATGTCCATGAGGAAATGCACCCTACGGGGCACATGGGACGACCCGGATACCAGTGAGTGTGAGTACGCCAACGAGCTAACACGTCGGTTGGAGTCGGCATCATTG ATGAGTTACAGCAATGCCACTGCAGCGCTGCCAATAGCCATTGAGCTGGACAACACCATCTCTAACCCTCAAGTAGTCCAAGACAAAATGGACATTGCATTCATCGCTCGGACATTGCAGAAGTTTGGCACTCTCCAAAGCAAAGAG TTGGGGAGAGTGATGATCGACATTGCGAGCAATCTGATGGAAGTGCACCCAGAGGTCTTGAGGCAGAGTGAATCTTATGAGCGATCATGCAGCCA GATTGTACAAACCCTGGAGAAGCTTGCTGAAGAGGTCCTACGTACCCGGGGCCAGGTGTTTAACCACAAGGCAACCAACATAGCCATGGATGTCTTCAATTTTGACACTGAGACGTTCACCGGCATGGCCTGCGCCTCGCTGGCGGGCAGCACGGACCAGGCACAGGGGGAGGTCGAGATACAAGATTTCAAGTGCTTCATGGGCAATACTAACTCAACAACAGCCAAGCTCAAGCAAGAGAAATCG ATCCAAGCTTCTATTCAGCTCCCTGGAGCAGTGGTCACGAAGATGAAGTTACCTTATTTCAAGCTTCAGTTCTTTGTCTACAAGAACAGCCGACTGTTTCCTAGCCTCATCAACTCCTCTATGACTGCAGAGGACCGGGGAAGgagacaggttaccagccaggtCATCTCAAGCAAGATCG CTGGATTCAGCGTAAGGAACCTGAGCAGCCCTATTGTGTTGAACTTCAGGACAACAAGCCAAGGTCATGACCCCGTCCCAGGGTTCTGGGACTTCAATGCAATGT ATTCCAAGGGCGCCTGGAAAAGTGATGGCTGTAATATCGTACGACAGACGACAAATGCGACTGTTGTCCACTGTAACCATCTGACTAACTTTGCACTCCTTAAG GACGTGTCTGTGACAGAGGGCCAGTTGACCTACCATAGCGTTGATTTATTGCATCCTGCCATCTACGTAGGGAGCCTTATCTTTGTGGTGTTCATCTTCATGACCATGGTCAGCTACATCTGCTTCAATAG TAATATTCGCCTGAAGCGTAAATGTCGCCACGCCCTGATGAACATGTGCTTTGGTTTCTTGAACCTGGTCATGTTCTTCGCTGGCGGGATCAACCGCACCGAGCCGCAGATCCTGTGCCGCATTGTTGGCATCGGGATCCACTACTTCAGCATTTGCTGCTTGCTGTGGATGGGGATCAACGTAAGGAACTTATATAAGGGTATGAGCAGGAAGGAACGCAGCTTGCCACCGGGGGAGCCCATTCCACCACCTCGACCAATCCTGAGGTTCTACTTTGTTGGATGGG GTATTCCGATGATTGTTGTTGGCAtcacagcagcagcagctgcaAATATCGGTAACTATGGAGGAGAAGAAAT CTGTTGGATGAACTTTGACATCAGCCTAGCAGCATGCTTCGGTGTCGCTGGCTTCTTTGTCTTCGTCACATGCATCATGTTCATCGCCATCATCATCCGCATAGGCTGCTCTAACGCCAAGGAATCCAAAGCTAGCAGACCAGCACCAGGGGACCCTGACCAGCAGCTCAATGTAGACAGCGAGTCTGTGGTCACCCATCGGACAGGGCTGTCTAACGTCTCAAGCATCCTGGACGGGGAGTACACCTACTGCAAGCAGCTCAAGGCGGCCGTAGTGCTGCTGTTTGGCTTCCTGGCGACGTGGACCCTGGCAGCCATGGCCATCACTCAGAAGGGACTCTTGGCGATGCTCTTCAGTTACCTCTACGGTTGCGCCGTCGCAGCGCTGGGATTATTCATCTTTGTGTACAACTGCATCATGAGATGCGACGTGATGTACAATTGGAGGCGGACATGTGGCTGTAGCAAAACGCGGAATGCATATGCTGTGGCGCTGTCGGGCTCCCAGGCTGGCTCCCAAGCTGGTTCCCAGGCCATGACCCCTGGAAATGGCCATGTGGTACAGCGCTGCCAATCAGCAAGCAGTGTGGATTCCAATGCGACCAATCGCTCTGCCAACACAAACCAATCCAATCACTCATTGAAGTCTGGCTCACGTAAGACCTCGAAGTGTAACTACGTTCCGTCGCACACGAACACCGGAACAGATGCCTCGATCGATAGCAGTACTCAGGACACCGTCAGCAGACCACACATGTACGAGAAAGCCCGCGGGAACGGATATGCCCATCGGTATCACCACAAGGGCAGGAATAGGCCCAAGGGATATAAGCACTCCAGGTACTCTCAACTGACCAGAGATACCTCTGATGCGGGTGCTACACCGGACATGAGCAGTGTTGTACCAGCCAGTGGTTATGCAGACAGCGTGTCGAGTGGTTCAGTCATGGCTCGCTTGCCAGCTGCAGGGCTGAGCAGCGCGCAGGATAGGAGCTTTGTTGGACTCCCACCCCAGGCCGTCAGCATGCACAGTATGCGTAGCGGCTCCAGTGTCACTCAGCCTCCGAGGCCGCAGTGGTCTGCTGTGAATGCAGCTTCCTTGCACAACTCACATCCTAAGAGTATGCCGCAGGTGTCAGCCACGCACAGCAGTAACAGCAACGGCAGCATCAGCAAGAATCCCCTGGATGCCCATCGCCAAGCCATCCCCCAAACAGCCTCTCTGGACCGCCAGGAAGGTAACGCGTTCAGGCGCCGCTCTTCGCGCGAAGACACTAAACCAAACTCTTCAAAGAGCAAGAACTCTAAACAGAGCAAAGCCAGTTCCAAGGACAGAGCCACCCCCAAGGAAGACACCTCTCACAGGAGGGAGGAAGTGCCTTTACTTGAAAAGCATCCCTCTCTGTCGAGCCCTCCTGCATATGATGAGGTAGTGCACCAACCACCGGAGAGTAGTGCTGCAGATGTTCCTCCCCCTGAACCAGAACCTAGAGACAGCGGTGAAGGGTCTGACTTGGATGGAGCTGCGGTAGAGATGGACTCTCTGAGCCAAGCTGGCCATAGTGACCAGGAAGGATCAGATAAACGGGAGACTAGTGTATAG
- the LOC139941135 gene encoding dihydropteridine reductase-like, which yields MAASSVNRALVYGGKGALGSTVVNFFKSKGWWVCSVDLFPNEEAQVNLIVDPALSWTDQESSILTKVEETLAGEKLDAILCVAGGWAGGNAAAKALVKNSDLMCKQSVWTSVLSAGIAAKYLKEGGLLQLTGAKAALDGGTPGMLGYGLAKAAVHQLVRGLGMDGSGLPANATALAICPVTLDTPMNRKFMQDADFSSWTSLEFVASLLFDWVTGAQARPASGSLVQLITKEGKTDLVTA from the exons ATGGCGGCTTCAAGTGTAAACCGTGCGCTTGTGTATGGAGGAAAAGGAGCATTGGGTAGCACAGTTGTCAACTTTTTCAAGTCGAAAGGCTGG TGGGTATGTTCTGTGGACCTATTCCCAAATGAAGAAGCTCAGGTAAACCTTATTGTGGATCCGGCCTTGTCTTGGACCGACCAAGAATCATCCATCTTGACTAAAGTAGAGGAGACACTAGCAGGGGAGAAACTGGATGCCATACTGTGTGTCGCAGGAGGATGGGCGGGCGGTAATGCTGCTGCAAAAG CTCTGGTGAAGAACAGTGACCTGATGTGCAAGCAGAGTGTATGGACATCGGTTCTGTCCGCTGGGATTGCCGCTAAGTACCTGAAGGAAGGAGGTCTCCTCCAGTTGACGGGGGCAAAGGCAGCTTTGGATGGAGGTACACCAG GCATGCTTGGATATGGTCTTGCTAAAGCAGCTGTGCACCAGCTAGTGCGTGGTCTAGGGATGGACGGGAGCGGACTACCAGCCAATGCTACAGCTTTAGCAATTTGCCC AGTGACTCTCGACACTCCCATGAATCGCAAGTTTATGCAAGATGCCGATTTCTCCTCATGGACTTCCCTGGAGTTTGTCGCATC GTTGCTGTTTGACTGGGTGACTGGGGCACAGGCAAGGCCAGCCAGTGGCAGCCTAGTGCAGCTTATTACCAAAGAAGGCAAGACAGATCTGGTTACTGCCTGA